A section of the Agrobacterium tumefaciens genome encodes:
- the choW gene encoding choline ABC transporter permease subunit — MEWLSAPENRLPVGRYAKEAIDWLTGNLAFFFDWLSFIFQSVINALLYVLQAPHPLIIVAILTALSAWTRRSAGMPIFTALGMLLIINLGYWKATTETLALVIAASAVCMIIGVPLGILAARRKWIYAGMRPVLDLMQTIPTFVYLIPALVLFGLGMVPGLIATVIFAIPAPVRLTRLGIISTPPALVEAAVAFGATPSQVLRKVELPFAAPQIMAGLTQTIMLSLSMVVISALVGANGLGVPVVRALNTVNIAMGFEAGLCIVVLAIVLDRLFRLPGAEDDL, encoded by the coding sequence GTGGAATGGCTCAGCGCTCCTGAAAACCGCCTGCCCGTCGGCAGATATGCCAAGGAGGCCATCGACTGGCTGACCGGCAATCTCGCATTTTTTTTCGACTGGCTTTCCTTCATTTTCCAAAGCGTCATCAACGCGCTGCTGTATGTGCTCCAAGCGCCGCATCCGCTCATCATCGTCGCCATCCTGACGGCGCTTTCGGCCTGGACGCGCCGTTCGGCCGGCATGCCGATCTTCACGGCGCTCGGCATGCTGCTGATCATCAACCTCGGCTACTGGAAGGCGACCACGGAGACGCTGGCGCTCGTTATCGCTGCCAGCGCTGTCTGTATGATCATCGGCGTGCCGCTCGGCATTCTGGCGGCGCGGCGCAAGTGGATCTATGCCGGCATGCGCCCGGTTCTGGATCTGATGCAGACCATTCCGACCTTCGTTTATCTTATTCCCGCACTGGTTTTGTTCGGCCTCGGCATGGTGCCTGGGCTGATCGCCACCGTCATCTTCGCCATTCCGGCTCCCGTTCGCCTTACCCGCCTCGGCATCATCTCGACGCCGCCGGCACTGGTCGAGGCCGCCGTGGCCTTCGGCGCTACGCCCTCGCAGGTGCTGCGCAAGGTGGAACTTCCTTTCGCTGCGCCGCAGATCATGGCCGGCCTCACCCAGACGATCATGCTGTCGCTGTCGATGGTGGTCATTTCCGCCCTCGTCGGCGCCAATGGTCTCGGTGTGCCCGTCGTGCGCGCGCTGAACACCGTCAACATCGCCATGGGCTTTGAGGCGGGACTTTGCATCGTTGTGCTTGCGATTGTGCTCGACCGACTTTTCCGGCTTCCCGGCGCGGAGGATGACCTATGA
- the choV gene encoding choline ABC transporter ATP-binding protein codes for MSDAIIFGNVDIVFGDRPEAALPLIDRGSTRDEINVETGLVLGVANASLSVSEGEILVLMGLSGSGKSTLLRAVNGLAPVVRGNVGVKTKSGFVDPYRSSAKALRDLRMHTVSMVFQQFGLLPWRNVADNVGFGLELSGVPEAERKRMVAEQLELVNLSAWADRKVGELSGGMQQRVGLARAFATGAPILLMDEPFSALDPLIRSRLQDELLEFQSRLKKTILFVSHDLDEAFRIGNRIAMMEGGRIIQCGTPQQIVREPATPYVADFVQNMNPISMLTAADVMKRGVDERNGNLSVAATALPSSPLIDILDALSKHAGAIGVVDNGAIVGTISADEVVAGLTRHRKK; via the coding sequence ATGAGTGACGCGATCATCTTTGGTAATGTCGATATTGTTTTCGGCGACCGGCCCGAGGCGGCGCTGCCGCTGATCGACAGGGGCAGCACACGCGACGAGATCAATGTCGAGACCGGTCTGGTTCTCGGTGTCGCCAATGCCTCTCTGAGCGTCAGCGAGGGCGAGATACTTGTGCTCATGGGGCTTTCCGGTTCGGGCAAGTCGACCCTTCTGCGGGCCGTCAACGGGCTTGCGCCCGTCGTGCGCGGCAATGTGGGTGTGAAGACCAAGTCGGGCTTTGTCGATCCATACAGGTCGTCGGCAAAGGCGCTGCGTGACCTGCGCATGCACACGGTTTCGATGGTCTTCCAGCAGTTCGGCCTCTTGCCCTGGCGCAATGTCGCCGACAATGTCGGCTTCGGGCTGGAGCTTTCCGGCGTACCGGAAGCAGAGCGCAAACGCATGGTCGCGGAGCAGCTGGAACTGGTGAACCTTTCCGCCTGGGCTGACCGGAAGGTGGGCGAACTCTCCGGCGGCATGCAGCAGCGTGTAGGGCTGGCGAGAGCCTTTGCCACCGGCGCGCCGATCCTGTTGATGGACGAGCCGTTCTCGGCGCTCGATCCCCTCATCAGAAGCCGTCTGCAGGACGAGCTTCTGGAATTCCAGAGCCGGCTGAAGAAGACCATTTTGTTCGTCAGTCACGATCTGGACGAAGCCTTCCGCATCGGCAACCGTATCGCCATGATGGAGGGCGGACGCATCATCCAGTGCGGAACGCCGCAGCAGATCGTCAGGGAGCCCGCCACCCCCTATGTCGCGGATTTCGTGCAGAACATGAACCCGATCTCCATGCTGACAGCCGCCGACGTGATGAAACGCGGTGTGGACGAGCGGAACGGGAACCTCTCCGTGGCGGCCACGGCTCTTCCCTCGTCGCCGCTTATCGATATTCTCGATGCGCTTTCAAAACACGCCGGCGCGATTGGCGTCGTCGATAATGGCGCGATCGTGGGCACGATTTCGGCCGACGAGGTCGTGGCGGGGCTGACGCGCCACCGCAAAAAATAG
- a CDS encoding ArsR/SmtB family transcription factor, producing the protein MDNQSLSEHSIAAADLLSAMANPKRLMILCTLVDTEVPVGVLASQVGLSQSALSQHLSKLRAQRLVKTRRDAQTIYYSSNSESVKKILASLEDIYCQTQKSSKTAA; encoded by the coding sequence ATGGATAACCAATCTCTTTCGGAACATAGCATCGCCGCTGCAGACCTGCTGTCAGCCATGGCGAATCCCAAGCGTTTGATGATCTTGTGCACGCTGGTGGATACGGAAGTGCCAGTTGGTGTTCTCGCTTCCCAGGTTGGTCTCAGCCAGTCCGCTCTCTCGCAGCATCTTTCAAAATTGCGTGCCCAGCGACTGGTAAAGACAAGACGGGATGCGCAGACCATCTATTATTCCAGCAATTCCGAATCCGTCAAAAAAATCCTCGCCTCGCTTGAGGATATTTATTGCCAGACGCAGAAGAGCAGCAAGACCGCTGCCTGA
- a CDS encoding DUF3095 domain-containing protein: MTTADEEFLAGLPVFRHFEDVADPALYRALPPGWALAIADIIDSTAAIGTGRYKAVNMAGAAVISAVSNSLERHDLPFVFGGDGAAVAVPPRSLSVARTALSNVQRWVKDDLDLAMRVALVPIEDIRDNGFDIRVARFQASDDVSYAMFSGGGNSWAEARMKEGQYALAAADAGARPDLTGLSCRWNPIPASHGKVVSVIAVPGPSQDMPAFRQLVIDLVDLAEQDSRHGHPVPEDGPKLGFVGEGLGLEARAGAAHQDLWGRTRRAMRVLSESLLVNILGLTKLSLGRFNAANYRRSVASNTDFRKFDDGLKMTVDIDATRLEKIRSRLEQGRLSGSCYYGLHEQDAALMTCIVPSPLSRDHMHFVDGADGGYAAAASHLKQQMQSAMLQARPV, encoded by the coding sequence ATGACTACAGCAGATGAAGAATTTCTGGCGGGGTTGCCCGTCTTCCGGCATTTCGAAGACGTGGCAGACCCTGCGCTTTATCGCGCCCTGCCGCCGGGTTGGGCGCTGGCCATCGCCGATATCATCGATTCGACGGCGGCGATCGGCACCGGTCGCTACAAGGCGGTCAACATGGCTGGCGCAGCGGTCATATCTGCTGTCTCTAACAGTCTTGAACGTCACGATCTGCCCTTCGTTTTCGGCGGCGATGGCGCAGCCGTTGCCGTGCCGCCGCGGAGCCTGAGTGTCGCCCGCACCGCGCTCTCCAACGTGCAGCGCTGGGTAAAGGACGATCTCGACCTGGCGATGCGCGTCGCGCTCGTTCCCATCGAGGATATTCGCGACAATGGTTTCGACATCCGTGTCGCCCGTTTCCAGGCGAGCGACGACGTTTCCTACGCCATGTTTTCGGGTGGCGGCAACAGCTGGGCGGAAGCCCGGATGAAGGAGGGGCAATATGCGCTCGCCGCAGCCGACGCAGGTGCGCGCCCAGACCTGACAGGACTGTCCTGTCGCTGGAATCCCATCCCGGCATCCCATGGCAAGGTGGTGTCGGTCATCGCCGTGCCGGGACCGTCGCAGGACATGCCGGCATTCCGCCAGCTGGTCATCGATCTTGTCGATCTCGCCGAGCAGGACAGCAGACACGGCCACCCGGTGCCGGAAGACGGACCGAAACTCGGTTTCGTGGGCGAAGGTCTCGGCCTGGAAGCCCGCGCCGGTGCTGCGCATCAGGATTTATGGGGCAGGACGCGTCGCGCGATGCGGGTTCTTAGCGAGAGCCTTCTCGTCAACATCCTCGGGCTCACCAAACTGTCGCTCGGGCGGTTCAACGCCGCCAATTACCGGCGTTCGGTCGCCAGCAACACGGATTTCCGAAAGTTCGATGACGGTTTGAAGATGACCGTCGATATCGATGCCACGCGGCTTGAAAAAATACGCTCACGGCTGGAACAGGGGCGTCTGTCGGGAAGCTGCTATTACGGTCTGCACGAGCAGGATGCCGCGCTGATGACCTGTATCGTGCCCTCTCCGCTTTCCCGGGACCACATGCATTTCGTCGATGGCGCCGATGGCGGTTATGCGGCTGCGGCAAGCCATCTCAAACAACAGATGCAGTCTGCGATGCTTCAGGCGCGCCCGGTTTGA
- a CDS encoding branched-chain amino acid ABC transporter substrate-binding protein, with protein MKLKTLTSVTLAASFAFAPLAHAEIVIGLIAPLTGPVAAYGDQVKNGAQTAVNEINKKGGILGEQVVLKLADDGGEPKQGVSAANQLVAEGIHFVVGPVTSGVAIPASDVFAENGVLMVTPTATAPGLTNRGLSNVFRTCGRDDQQAEVAAKYVLANLKDKKIAIIHDKGAYGKGLADAFKATLNAGGVTEVLYDALTPGEKDFGALTARLKSENVDIVYFGGYHPEAGLLARQLKDVGAKAAIIGGDGLSNSEFWNIGSQAGEGTIFTNASDALKNDDSKSAAEALKAANIPAEAFTLNAYAAVEVLKAGIEKAGDAKDSEAVAKVLKSGEAFPTAIGKVTYGESGDLTSQAFSLFKWQDGKIVAAE; from the coding sequence ATGAAACTGAAGACATTGACCAGCGTGACGCTCGCCGCGTCCTTCGCATTCGCACCCCTTGCCCATGCCGAGATCGTCATCGGCCTGATTGCGCCGCTCACCGGCCCCGTCGCTGCCTATGGCGACCAGGTCAAGAATGGCGCCCAGACGGCAGTCAATGAAATCAACAAAAAGGGCGGCATCCTCGGCGAACAGGTCGTGTTGAAGCTTGCCGATGATGGCGGCGAGCCGAAGCAGGGCGTTTCCGCAGCCAACCAGCTGGTTGCCGAAGGGATCCATTTCGTCGTTGGTCCGGTAACATCGGGCGTCGCCATTCCGGCGTCGGACGTCTTTGCCGAAAACGGTGTGCTGATGGTGACGCCGACGGCAACTGCGCCGGGCCTGACCAACCGCGGCCTGTCGAATGTCTTCCGCACCTGCGGTCGTGACGACCAGCAGGCCGAGGTTGCAGCGAAATACGTTCTCGCCAATCTCAAGGACAAGAAGATCGCGATCATTCATGACAAGGGCGCCTATGGCAAGGGTCTGGCGGATGCCTTTAAAGCAACGCTGAATGCCGGCGGTGTCACCGAGGTTCTCTATGATGCCCTGACACCCGGTGAAAAGGATTTCGGCGCACTGACGGCTCGTCTGAAGTCTGAAAATGTCGATATCGTCTATTTTGGCGGTTACCACCCGGAAGCGGGTCTTCTGGCGCGCCAGCTCAAGGATGTCGGTGCCAAGGCTGCCATTATCGGCGGTGACGGCCTGTCGAACAGCGAATTCTGGAACATTGGTTCGCAGGCCGGCGAAGGCACGATCTTCACCAACGCCTCCGACGCCCTGAAGAACGATGATTCCAAGAGCGCCGCAGAAGCCCTGAAGGCCGCCAACATTCCGGCGGAAGCCTTCACGCTCAATGCATACGCTGCCGTCGAAGTCCTCAAGGCCGGTATCGAAAAGGCGGGCGACGCCAAGGATTCCGAAGCGGTCGCCAAGGTTCTGAAGAGCGGCGAAGCTTTCCCGACCGCCATCGGCAAGGTCACCTATGGTGAAAGCGGCGACCTGACCTCGCAGGCCTTCTCGCTGTTCAAGTGGCAGGACGGCAAGATCGTCGCAGCCGAGTAA
- a CDS encoding glyoxalase superfamily protein, whose protein sequence is MTDAGTRLEGDIGFEKMFPIIRIFDEAKAREFYIDFLGFAVDWEHRFGENFPLYMQVSRAGMGLHLSGHHGDATPGSNIFVTMHGVHAFQSELAAKDYRFMKPGVEELPWGDVMEVTDPFGNRVRFCEQKSRP, encoded by the coding sequence ATGACCGATGCCGGGACGCGATTGGAGGGAGATATCGGGTTCGAGAAGATGTTCCCGATCATCAGGATATTCGACGAGGCGAAGGCGCGCGAGTTCTATATCGATTTTCTTGGCTTCGCCGTGGATTGGGAACATCGCTTCGGTGAGAATTTCCCGCTTTATATGCAGGTTTCCCGGGCTGGAATGGGCCTTCATCTCAGCGGCCATCATGGCGATGCGACACCGGGCTCGAACATCTTCGTCACCATGCACGGCGTTCACGCCTTTCAGAGCGAACTGGCGGCGAAGGATTATCGCTTCATGAAGCCGGGTGTCGAAGAATTGCCATGGGGCGACGTGATGGAGGTGACCGACCCTTTTGGCAACCGCGTCCGTTTCTGCGAACAGAAAAGCCGGCCGTGA
- a CDS encoding cation diffusion facilitator family transporter: MNIEGNALVRKLAFWGIPLSFGVLGLKLVAWWVTGSVALLSDGLESTVNVVAAFIAYFVIRYAQKPADDDHQFGHHKAEYISAVVEGVLIVVAALLIVQEAWGALTSPRLPEAPVLGLVINAAAGAINAVWATILIRVGKKHTSPALAADGHHIMSDVVTSAGVLVGLILALATGYAILDPVLAILVAINILFQGSKVILHSLGGLMDRAVEPEEDEAIKKAIAANSGGIIGVHDLRTRRAGSAAFIDFHVVVPAVMTVREAHDICDRLEDAIRDVIPGASLAIHVEPEGEKAHGVKVIV; the protein is encoded by the coding sequence ATGAACATTGAAGGCAATGCGCTGGTCAGAAAGCTCGCATTCTGGGGCATCCCGCTTTCTTTCGGCGTGCTGGGCCTGAAGCTCGTGGCCTGGTGGGTCACCGGCTCGGTCGCGCTGCTGTCGGATGGTCTGGAATCCACCGTCAACGTCGTCGCGGCTTTCATCGCTTATTTCGTCATTCGCTACGCCCAGAAGCCGGCGGACGACGACCACCAGTTCGGCCACCACAAGGCGGAGTATATTTCCGCTGTCGTGGAAGGGGTGCTGATTGTCGTCGCGGCTCTCTTGATCGTGCAGGAAGCCTGGGGGGCGCTTACCAGCCCAAGGTTGCCGGAGGCACCGGTTCTCGGTCTCGTCATCAATGCGGCGGCGGGTGCGATCAATGCCGTCTGGGCAACGATCCTCATCCGCGTTGGGAAGAAACACACCTCGCCGGCCCTTGCCGCTGATGGCCACCATATCATGTCAGATGTCGTGACGTCGGCAGGCGTTCTCGTCGGGCTCATTCTGGCGCTTGCGACGGGTTATGCCATTCTCGATCCGGTGCTCGCGATATTGGTCGCCATCAACATCCTGTTCCAGGGCTCCAAGGTCATCCTGCATTCGCTGGGCGGGCTGATGGACCGTGCCGTGGAGCCGGAAGAGGATGAAGCGATCAAGAAAGCGATTGCGGCCAATTCCGGTGGCATTATCGGTGTCCATGATCTCAGGACCCGCCGCGCCGGTTCGGCCGCCTTCATCGATTTTCACGTCGTCGTGCCGGCCGTCATGACGGTGCGTGAAGCGCATGATATTTGCGACCGCCTTGAAGATGCCATAAGGGACGTCATACCGGGCGCCAGCCTTGCCATTCACGTCGAGCCGGAAGGCGAAAAAGCGCATGGCGTCAAAGTGATCGTTTAA
- the queF gene encoding preQ(1) synthase, whose product MSVTDVSGLSQLGTKVDTPESPEKAVLEKVPNGNAGTDYVVRFTAPEFTSLCPMTGQPDFAHIVIDYIPGDFLVESKSLKLFLQSFRNHGAFHEDCSVYIAKRLVELLQPKWLRIGAYWYPRGGIPIDVFWQTGPAPEGVWLPDQGVATYRGRG is encoded by the coding sequence ATGTCCGTGACGGATGTTTCCGGCCTGTCGCAGCTGGGCACGAAGGTCGATACGCCAGAGAGCCCGGAAAAGGCCGTTCTCGAAAAAGTGCCGAACGGCAATGCCGGCACCGACTATGTCGTGCGCTTCACCGCGCCCGAATTCACCTCGCTTTGCCCGATGACCGGCCAGCCGGATTTCGCCCATATCGTTATTGATTATATTCCCGGCGATTTTCTGGTGGAATCGAAGTCGCTGAAGCTGTTCCTGCAGTCCTTCCGCAACCATGGTGCGTTTCACGAGGATTGCTCGGTCTATATCGCCAAACGGCTGGTGGAATTGCTGCAGCCGAAGTGGCTGCGCATCGGCGCCTACTGGTATCCGCGCGGCGGCATTCCGATCGACGTCTTCTGGCAGACCGGACCGGCGCCCGAGGGCGTATGGCTGCCGGATCAGGGCGTTGCCACTTATCGCGGCCGTGGCTGA
- a CDS encoding DUF2076 domain-containing protein, producing MSPEESQLLKGLFERTKAASATPRDREAETLIADAVRDQPAAPYYLAQAVIVQEKGLEAAAAHIKQLEERIHALESANPAPQAAAQGGFLSSIFGTGQPQPPAPTPAPAAAAPASWRNDTAGQTAGPWGSQAAQQQPGGPWSQQPAAAGRSGGGFLQGALGTAAGVAGGMLLANSLSGIFGSHMSSLGLGSPFGGSSGTGNAPVEETVINNYYGDSANPQDNNDDDIQQADYDDSADDADFDSGDDSSFV from the coding sequence ATGTCACCGGAAGAAAGCCAGCTTCTCAAGGGCCTGTTCGAAAGAACCAAGGCCGCATCCGCCACCCCGCGGGACCGCGAGGCGGAAACATTGATCGCAGACGCCGTGCGCGATCAGCCCGCAGCTCCCTATTATCTCGCGCAGGCGGTGATCGTTCAGGAGAAGGGTCTGGAAGCGGCAGCAGCCCATATCAAGCAGCTCGAAGAACGCATCCACGCGTTGGAAAGCGCCAATCCGGCCCCTCAGGCCGCCGCCCAGGGCGGCTTTCTCAGTTCCATCTTCGGCACCGGCCAGCCGCAGCCACCAGCCCCGACACCTGCACCTGCTGCCGCCGCGCCAGCTTCGTGGCGCAACGATACCGCCGGACAGACGGCCGGTCCGTGGGGATCGCAGGCAGCCCAGCAGCAGCCGGGTGGACCGTGGAGCCAGCAGCCAGCAGCGGCCGGTCGGTCCGGCGGTGGCTTTCTGCAGGGCGCGCTCGGCACCGCCGCCGGCGTTGCAGGCGGCATGTTGCTTGCCAATTCTCTAAGCGGCATCTTCGGCAGCCACATGTCGTCGCTCGGTCTTGGCTCGCCCTTCGGCGGCAGCAGTGGCACTGGCAATGCGCCGGTCGAAGAAACGGTCATCAACAACTATTATGGTGACAGCGCCAACCCGCAGGATAACAATGACGACGATATCCAGCAGGCCGATTACGACGACAGCGCCGATGATGCCGATTTCGATTCAGGCGACGACAGCTCGTTCGTCTGA
- a CDS encoding HupE/UreJ family protein: protein MLKRLSLAAAALGVTTLPAFAHLNPEEHGSFMAGVSHPFFGADHILAMVAVGIWASQIAFSRNDRKALWIVPTAFVGTMAVGFLMAVYGIGLPFVEPAILASVIGLGLLVAMAARLPTAAAAAVVGAFALFHGHAHGGELGSAGALQFGFGFMIATAILHLAGIALGLGIARFGPVASRTVGALTAIAGLSLAFGG, encoded by the coding sequence ATGCTGAAAAGACTAAGCCTTGCCGCTGCCGCGCTCGGCGTTACCACCCTGCCCGCTTTCGCGCATTTGAACCCGGAAGAACACGGCTCCTTCATGGCCGGCGTTTCGCACCCCTTTTTCGGTGCGGACCATATTCTGGCGATGGTGGCTGTCGGCATCTGGGCTTCACAGATCGCCTTTTCCCGCAATGACCGCAAGGCGCTGTGGATCGTGCCCACCGCCTTTGTCGGCACCATGGCCGTGGGCTTCCTGATGGCGGTTTACGGCATTGGCCTTCCCTTCGTCGAACCCGCCATTCTCGCCTCCGTTATCGGTCTTGGCCTTCTGGTCGCCATGGCGGCAAGGCTGCCCACGGCAGCGGCGGCGGCCGTCGTCGGTGCTTTCGCCCTTTTCCACGGCCACGCGCATGGTGGCGAACTCGGCAGCGCCGGCGCGCTGCAATTCGGCTTCGGTTTCATGATCGCCACCGCCATCCTGCATCTAGCCGGTATCGCGCTCGGTCTCGGCATCGCCCGCTTCGGCCCGGTCGCCAGCCGCACGGTTGGCGCGCTGACCGCGATTGCGGGCCTCTCGCTCGCCTTTGGCGGCTGA
- a CDS encoding ATP-dependent Clp protease proteolytic subunit, producing the protein MNEDEDDKSKELPIGKETEANLFKSRSIFIYGGITQELAQKVCTQLVALAAASDDDIRVYVNSPGGHVESGDSIHDMIKFIKPKVYIIGTGWVASAGALIYVSVPKERRLCLPNTRFLLHQPSGGTRGMASDIEIQAREIIKMNQRLIKIFSKATGQSEEKIAKDIDRDYWLSAEDAKDYGLVGKIVESQSEL; encoded by the coding sequence ATGAACGAAGACGAAGACGACAAGAGCAAGGAACTGCCGATCGGCAAGGAAACGGAAGCGAATCTTTTCAAGTCGCGTTCGATCTTCATCTATGGTGGCATCACGCAGGAACTGGCGCAGAAGGTCTGCACGCAGCTCGTGGCCCTTGCCGCCGCCAGCGACGACGACATTCGCGTTTACGTCAATTCGCCGGGCGGTCATGTCGAATCGGGTGATTCCATCCACGACATGATCAAGTTCATCAAGCCGAAGGTTTACATCATCGGTACGGGCTGGGTCGCCTCCGCTGGCGCGCTGATCTATGTTTCGGTGCCGAAGGAACGGCGCCTTTGCCTGCCGAACACCCGCTTCCTGCTGCACCAACCCTCCGGCGGTACGCGTGGCATGGCATCCGATATCGAAATCCAGGCCCGCGAAATCATCAAGATGAACCAGCGCCTGATCAAGATCTTCTCCAAGGCCACCGGCCAGAGCGAAGAAAAGATCGCCAAGGACATCGATCGCGATTACTGGCTGAGCGCAGAAGACGCCAAGGATTATGGCCTCGTCGGCAAGATCGTCGAGAGCCAGTCGGAACTCTGA
- a CDS encoding pentapeptide MXKDX repeat protein yields MTRTLIAIAATSMLSALSFAGSVHADGMKTGGMTKDAMHGDTMKMETMKKDGMPMTSKKDCMHKAGMEMNKMKKADMMKACDTMK; encoded by the coding sequence ATGACCCGCACCCTGATCGCCATTGCTGCCACTTCCATGCTCTCCGCGCTGTCCTTCGCAGGCAGCGTCCATGCCGACGGCATGAAGACCGGCGGGATGACAAAAGACGCCATGCATGGTGACACCATGAAAATGGAGACCATGAAAAAGGATGGGATGCCGATGACCAGCAAGAAGGACTGCATGCACAAGGCCGGCATGGAAATGAACAAGATGAAGAAAGCGGACATGATGAAGGCCTGTGACACGATGAAATGA
- a CDS encoding sigma-70 family RNA polymerase sigma factor encodes MLMLRSLDGDEGAYRHLLHALRRLLVAYYGRRMAAASRADVEDLVQETLLSLHAKRATYDRERPFTAWFFSIARYKLIDHYRGRGARALTEVELDEALEAESSVDAVTARMDVERLLDALPERQRDLIRRVKIEGQSIAEAAAKSGQTELAARVGIHRTLKVLAAKLRGDR; translated from the coding sequence TTGCTGATGCTGCGTTCTCTTGATGGGGACGAAGGCGCCTACAGGCATTTGTTGCACGCGTTGAGACGACTGCTGGTCGCCTATTACGGGCGACGCATGGCCGCCGCCTCCAGAGCGGATGTCGAAGATCTTGTTCAGGAGACTTTGTTGTCGCTTCACGCCAAGCGGGCGACCTATGACCGTGAAAGACCATTCACGGCGTGGTTTTTCTCGATAGCGCGCTACAAGCTCATCGACCACTATCGTGGCAGGGGCGCGCGGGCGCTTACAGAGGTCGAACTCGATGAGGCGCTTGAAGCCGAGTCCTCCGTTGACGCTGTCACGGCTCGCATGGATGTGGAGAGGCTGCTGGACGCGTTACCGGAGCGGCAACGCGATCTCATTCGACGGGTGAAAATCGAAGGTCAGTCAATTGCCGAAGCGGCGGCGAAATCCGGCCAGACGGAGCTTGCGGCAAGGGTTGGCATTCACAGAACGCTGAAAGTCCTGGCGGCAAAATTGCGGGGGGACAGGTGA
- a CDS encoding NrsF family protein, translating into MRKTEDIIEKLVSNLKPVPAFALKRRFAIAALSALGVSLVLMLAILGPRRDMNDAVTEPGFWVKSAYNALLALTAFFAVIRLSRPDGERGYVFVWHTLIFVAMAVTALVQLGFAVPGTYRTLILGSSALHCPFLIVGFASPVFLANFAVLRRSAPADPTLAGFVAGVAAGAAGAWVYSWFCTENGMAFVLIWYSLGILLTGIIGSIAGPRLLRW; encoded by the coding sequence GTGAGGAAGACGGAAGACATCATCGAGAAACTGGTAAGCAATCTTAAGCCCGTCCCGGCTTTTGCGCTCAAGCGCCGGTTTGCAATCGCGGCCCTGTCGGCGCTTGGCGTTTCGCTCGTGCTGATGCTTGCCATTCTCGGCCCTCGCCGCGACATGAACGACGCCGTGACCGAGCCGGGTTTCTGGGTTAAATCGGCCTATAACGCCCTGCTGGCACTGACCGCGTTTTTCGCCGTCATTCGCCTTTCGCGGCCCGATGGCGAACGGGGTTACGTGTTTGTTTGGCATACGCTGATTTTTGTTGCCATGGCGGTGACTGCGCTTGTGCAACTGGGCTTTGCCGTGCCGGGCACCTATCGCACCCTTATTCTCGGCTCATCCGCACTGCACTGCCCGTTCTTGATCGTTGGTTTTGCGTCTCCCGTGTTTCTCGCGAATTTCGCGGTTCTGCGCCGTTCGGCGCCCGCTGACCCGACGCTTGCGGGATTTGTCGCGGGCGTTGCCGCCGGCGCGGCCGGTGCATGGGTCTATTCGTGGTTCTGCACCGAAAACGGCATGGCTTTCGTGCTGATCTGGTACTCGCTAGGCATTCTCCTGACCGGCATCATCGGTTCCATTGCGGGCCCGCGCCTGCTGCGCTGGTGA